From the candidate division WOR-3 bacterium genome, the window CGAGGTATCTTTTTTCTCCGGAAACCCTTCAGGTTGAAGTTGTAGCAAATGAAACTACAATCGTGAATTTTTCACTCGAGGAATATTCTATTAGCCCGCCGTTCTCAACGGATTTTGAGGAAAATAATGGTGGTTTTGCGTCAGGTGCTCAAGAGCCACAGCTCTTGTGGACCTGGGTTGATGATACACTACCCCCTGGTCATTCAGGAACAAGATATTGGCAAGCCATTGGCGAGAATAACATGCCAGACAGCAAGAGCTGGCTTTATGCCCCAAGAATAGATCTTTCTTCCGTTTCTTCTGCATTGATATTCTTTTACCATAGTTATTACTTGTACCATGACTATACAGCTAACGTGCAGGTATCTCCTGATGGATTGCAAAATTGGACTACAATATTTAGTTGTACTCCTCCAAATCATCCATACGACTGGGTACCTACGGATTCCATCAGTCTCAATGCTTATGCAGGTGACACCATTTATTTAAGATTTGAGCTTATTTGGCCCCCATATAGTCGTCCATCCTGGTGGCGGATAGATGACTTTTACCTTTTGACGGGTAGTGGGCAACAAGGTGTTAATGTCAACGAGGAGAATAAACGATTCAGACTATCTCTTTCGCAGAATATACCAAACCCGGTTTATACGACAACAATGATTAGTTATGTGGTGCCTGAGAAAACAAAGGTTAATTTGAATATCTACGATTCATCGGGAAGGCTTGTTAATACGTTGGTAGATGAAATTCAAAACCCTGGTCATTACAATGTAGTCTGGAATTGCAAGGATGGTGCCGGCAAGAGACTATCCTCTGGTATCTATTTTTATTGTTTAAGGACAGAAAAAGGGATCAGAACCAGAAAGTTTGTTCTGATCAAATAGAAAGGGAGGTATTAAAATGTTTATACGACTTCAGGGCATAGTTATATTTTTCATTGTTACTGCAGTTACGTTCTACTGCCAGGTGTTGGGTGCGACTATCGAGCCAGCA encodes:
- a CDS encoding T9SS type A sorting domain-containing protein, with amino-acid sequence RYLFSPETLQVEVVANETTIVNFSLEEYSISPPFSTDFEENNGGFASGAQEPQLLWTWVDDTLPPGHSGTRYWQAIGENNMPDSKSWLYAPRIDLSSVSSALIFFYHSYYLYHDYTANVQVSPDGLQNWTTIFSCTPPNHPYDWVPTDSISLNAYAGDTIYLRFELIWPPYSRPSWWRIDDFYLLTGSGQQGVNVNEENKRFRLSLSQNIPNPVYTTTMISYVVPEKTKVNLNIYDSSGRLVNTLVDEIQNPGHYNVVWNCKDGAGKRLSSGIYFYCLRTEKGIRTRKFVLIK